In the Ignavibacteriota bacterium genome, one interval contains:
- a CDS encoding molybdenum cofactor guanylyltransferase: protein MKRRTDISGAILAGGKSTRMGKEKALLHLHGIPFIERIANTLTEIFGNVFLVADESSRFEFLQLPVVPDMYKDCGPLGGIHSALLHAPTERVFIVSCDTPLIQSEFIYFLLQKISDEDVLVPSLGSFVHPLCGFYKKSTMQSIEERLQEKQFSVMDFLQTRNSRKVVLSVQEGIRFEQSLRNVNTPEEYQQCITST, encoded by the coding sequence GTGAAGCGACGAACAGACATCAGCGGGGCAATTCTGGCAGGAGGAAAAAGTACTCGCATGGGAAAAGAGAAGGCTCTCCTTCATTTACATGGCATTCCATTTATCGAACGAATTGCAAACACACTCACCGAAATATTCGGAAATGTTTTTCTCGTTGCCGATGAATCTTCGCGTTTCGAATTTCTCCAACTTCCTGTTGTTCCCGATATGTACAAAGATTGTGGTCCACTTGGTGGTATTCATTCTGCGCTACTTCATGCTCCTACTGAAAGAGTATTTATTGTTTCGTGTGACACGCCGCTGATTCAATCTGAATTCATTTATTTTCTTCTTCAAAAAATTTCAGATGAAGACGTGCTTGTTCCTTCTCTTGGTTCATTTGTTCACCCGCTGTGTGGCTTCTATAAAAAATCAACCATGCAAAGTATAGAAGAACGGCTACAGGAAAAACAGTTTTCAGTGATGGACTTTTTACAGACGCGAAATTCAAGAAAAGTTGTGTTATCTGTTCAGGAGGGGATTCGGTTTGAGCAATCATTAAGAAATGTAAATACGCCTGAGGAGTATCAACAATGTATTACCTCAACCTGA
- a CDS encoding family 20 glycosylhydrolase, whose protein sequence is MKYYAFLVVFCFFCLNYTGDARTLKIKKYLPPSIIPQPAKIEFHKGHFEINKRTIIVADANSQTNNEFFRSIRFLREKTRLPLRIAKNNKTGKSNFIRLQFVNDQSLGEEGYRVAVHLDSVIIQSHHSKGLFYAVQSLSQLASQATSITINKRILKWFIPSVSIVDTPRFKWRGMHLDVSRHFFPRKFIYTYLDMLAMHKFNVFHWHLTDDQGWRIEIKKYPKLTEIGAWRVDREHQNWDFRDPPKDNEQATYGGYYTQNEIKKIVKYAAERNITIVPEIEMPAHTTAALAAYPQYSCTGGPFKVPPGGVWPVTDIYCAGNDSTFYFLQDVLTEVMDLFPGTYIHIGGDEADKKEWRACPKCQKRMKDEGLKDESELQSYLVKRIEKFIVSKGRRMIGWDEILEGGLAPDATVMSWRGVEGGITAARQNHDVVMTPGSHCYFDYYQGPRESEPLAIGGFTPLSKVYSFEPVPESLTTEQAKHVLGAQANVWTEYIPTLKHAQYMTLPRMAAMAEVLWSPKESRNWNDFSQRLEKQFERYEAAGYNYATTAYLVSIAPTIDTLTKRVSVSLSKEMANGEIRYTLDGTKPTARSPIYKEPFIVNQTSVIQAGTFVDAELLSKFTERKILFHKAMFKNVTITYPYERYGDDQTLTNGLRGGIAFNDGNWQGYHQNDFEAVIDLGDVTSISSISVNFLQNTKSWIFHPQSVEISVSTDSVNFQTVRRTEIPVAKKNEEPSMKEVQQEFPSINVRYVRVNAKNVGLCPDWHIGRGDKAWLFVDEIIVE, encoded by the coding sequence ATGAAGTATTACGCGTTTTTAGTTGTCTTTTGTTTTTTCTGTTTGAATTATACCGGAGATGCAAGAACTCTCAAAATAAAAAAATATCTCCCTCCGAGCATTATACCTCAACCTGCAAAGATTGAATTCCATAAGGGACATTTCGAAATCAACAAAAGAACGATTATTGTCGCTGATGCAAATTCCCAAACCAACAATGAATTCTTTCGCTCAATCAGGTTTCTACGTGAAAAAACAAGATTACCTTTACGGATAGCCAAAAACAATAAAACAGGAAAATCAAATTTTATTCGTCTACAATTCGTCAACGACCAATCTTTAGGTGAAGAAGGATATAGGGTTGCAGTGCACCTCGACTCGGTAATTATACAATCACATCATTCGAAAGGATTGTTTTATGCCGTCCAGTCTTTGTCACAATTGGCTTCGCAAGCAACAAGTATCACAATAAATAAACGAATACTGAAATGGTTTATTCCAAGTGTGTCAATCGTTGACACTCCCCGTTTCAAATGGCGCGGAATGCATCTCGATGTCAGTCGGCATTTCTTTCCGAGAAAATTTATCTACACCTATCTCGACATGCTTGCGATGCACAAGTTCAATGTGTTTCACTGGCATTTGACTGATGACCAAGGGTGGCGAATCGAAATTAAAAAATATCCGAAGCTGACGGAAATAGGTGCGTGGCGCGTTGACAGAGAACATCAAAACTGGGATTTCCGAGACCCGCCGAAAGATAACGAGCAAGCGACCTACGGCGGATATTACACTCAGAATGAAATCAAAAAGATTGTGAAATACGCGGCGGAACGAAACATCACCATCGTTCCTGAAATTGAAATGCCCGCGCATACAACAGCAGCACTTGCCGCGTATCCCCAATATTCCTGCACGGGCGGACCGTTCAAGGTTCCTCCCGGCGGCGTTTGGCCCGTCACTGATATTTATTGTGCGGGAAACGACAGTACTTTTTATTTTCTGCAAGATGTTCTCACGGAGGTAATGGACTTGTTTCCCGGAACGTACATCCATATCGGAGGCGATGAAGCGGATAAGAAAGAATGGCGGGCGTGTCCGAAATGTCAAAAGAGAATGAAAGATGAAGGACTGAAGGATGAATCGGAACTTCAAAGTTATCTCGTCAAACGAATTGAAAAGTTTATTGTGTCAAAAGGTCGCCGGATGATTGGCTGGGATGAAATTCTCGAAGGCGGACTCGCACCGGACGCTACAGTGATGTCGTGGCGCGGAGTAGAAGGCGGAATAACGGCAGCGCGACAAAATCATGATGTTGTGATGACACCCGGCTCGCATTGTTATTTCGATTATTATCAGGGACCGCGTGAAAGTGAACCGCTTGCGATTGGAGGATTCACTCCGCTTAGTAAAGTGTACTCGTTTGAACCGGTGCCTGAAAGTTTGACAACTGAACAAGCAAAGCATGTTCTCGGCGCACAGGCAAATGTCTGGACAGAATATATTCCTACTCTGAAACACGCACAGTATATGACACTTCCTCGCATGGCGGCGATGGCGGAAGTTCTCTGGTCGCCGAAAGAGTCACGCAATTGGAATGATTTCTCCCAACGTTTGGAAAAACAGTTTGAACGGTACGAAGCGGCGGGATACAACTATGCAACGACAGCGTACCTTGTTTCAATTGCACCGACGATAGATACGTTGACGAAACGGGTTTCGGTTTCCTTATCGAAGGAAATGGCTAACGGAGAAATCCGGTACACACTTGATGGAACAAAGCCGACAGCGCGCTCACCAATCTACAAAGAGCCGTTCATTGTAAATCAAACCTCCGTAATTCAGGCAGGAACATTTGTTGATGCCGAACTTCTCAGCAAGTTCACAGAGCGAAAAATACTTTTCCATAAAGCAATGTTCAAGAATGTTACCATCACGTATCCGTATGAGCGATATGGCGACGACCAAACATTAACAAACGGACTTCGCGGCGGAATAGCTTTCAACGACGGAAACTGGCAAGGCTACCATCAGAATGATTTTGAAGCCGTGATAGATTTGGGCGATGTAACTTCCATTTCATCCATTTCAGTGAACTTTCTTCAAAATACCAAATCGTGGATTTTTCATCCGCAATCGGTCGAAATTTCTGTGTCAACAGACTCGGTCAATTTTCAAACAGTGCGAAGAACAGAAATACCGGTTGCAAAGAAAAACGAAGAGCCAAGTATGAAAGAAGTGCAACAGGAGTTTCCAAGTATCAACGTTCGTTACGTCCGTGTGAATGCAAAGAATGTTGGACTGTGTCCCGACTGGCACATTGGAAGAGGGGACAAGGCGTGGTTATTTGTTGATGAAATTATTGTTGAGTAA
- a CDS encoding GHMP kinase, whose translation MSKHIPSLTVSTPGRICLFGEHQDYLGLPVIAVAISLRVSIEGKQRNDSTVRIELPDIKSRVRFTLDKQMRYRNGRDYFRSGVNVLRRNGFSFSHGFDCVVRGEIPIAAGTSSSSALTVSWSKFLARMSDQKKSLTARQCAQFAYQSEVLEFQEPGGMMDQVTTAYGGILHLSFFPRLIVKPISANPGAFVLGDSQQPKETMKILARVKHHVLEIVGRLQQSNSGFSLQTISTEEWKQNNVSLNKTDQTLLSGTLQNRDITIEALNVLQKKKLDEQTFGALLYRHQTILRDVLKISTKKIDRMLDAALSAGALGGKINGSGGGGCMFVYAPSNTEQVAEAIERVGGKAYIIRVDEGTRIENVK comes from the coding sequence ATGAGCAAACACATACCATCGCTCACTGTCTCAACCCCCGGGAGAATTTGCCTCTTCGGCGAGCATCAGGATTATCTCGGATTGCCGGTCATTGCCGTCGCCATTTCTCTCCGCGTCTCCATCGAAGGAAAACAACGAAACGATTCCACTGTCAGAATAGAATTACCGGACATCAAATCCCGTGTCAGATTCACACTCGACAAGCAGATGCGCTACCGGAACGGACGGGATTATTTCAGAAGCGGAGTGAACGTCCTTCGTCGAAATGGATTTAGTTTTTCGCACGGTTTTGATTGTGTCGTACGTGGAGAAATTCCCATTGCGGCGGGAACATCGAGTTCTTCTGCGCTGACCGTCTCGTGGAGTAAATTTCTTGCACGAATGAGCGACCAGAAGAAATCGTTGACTGCAAGGCAATGTGCCCAATTTGCATATCAATCCGAAGTGTTGGAGTTTCAGGAACCGGGAGGGATGATGGACCAGGTCACGACTGCGTACGGCGGGATTCTCCATCTCTCGTTTTTTCCCCGTTTGATTGTCAAACCGATTTCAGCAAACCCCGGAGCGTTCGTCCTCGGAGATTCTCAACAACCGAAGGAGACGATGAAAATTCTTGCACGGGTGAAACATCATGTGTTGGAAATTGTCGGTCGGTTGCAACAATCCAATTCGGGTTTTTCACTTCAAACGATTTCCACTGAAGAATGGAAACAAAACAACGTGAGCCTCAACAAGACTGACCAAACCTTGTTATCGGGGACGCTTCAGAATCGAGATATAACCATTGAGGCGTTGAACGTTCTTCAAAAGAAAAAACTTGATGAGCAAACGTTCGGAGCGTTGTTGTATCGTCATCAAACTATCTTACGCGATGTTTTGAAAATCTCAACAAAGAAAATTGACAGGATGCTTGATGCCGCGTTGAGTGCAGGCGCTCTCGGAGGAAAAATCAATGGCTCCGGCGGCGGCGGTTGTATGTTTGTCTATGCGCCAAGTAATACAGAACAAGTCGCAGAAGCAATCGAACGGGTAGGAGGCAAAGCATACATTATTCGGGTTGATGAAGGAACACGAATCGAGAACGTGAAATGA
- a CDS encoding YncE family protein encodes MKRILFFLHLVVVLVVVQSCREDEQIVTPDYDSIVTISYSQHVQPILQNRCATSGCHDNSTSSAGLSLSSWQRLIKGSTFGNVIVPFRAEKSLLTYLFDGTTLRRQHPAISSPLSQAESNFLKRWITEGAKNDDGAIPFAHSMKKVYVPNQQEDNVAIIDQDSLVVTRFISVGNSSAAEGPHFIVANDHFWYVSLINAGQVWKFDAHADTLVKKASVLGAPALLALTPDGSKLYVSQFMSSSTNKISVVNTSTMTQTRTINVMTMPHGIRISHDGTKVFVANMMSDYLSVIEVATDSVVAEIPLAFDANPFGPVKYSPMEVAVSPDDNYLLVTCSDNNEVRMFNAHTYALVDSFQVGQQPWHLQFTPDGNWCYVTNREGHTVSVIHIPMRHVMETITANSPRYFDYPHGCDISSNGKYIFISNENATPGYVPRYANDNIGNVCVIDAVLNQVVKVLEVGKMPTGLCVTQ; translated from the coding sequence GTGAAACGAATTTTATTTTTTCTTCACCTTGTTGTTGTGTTGGTTGTTGTTCAATCATGTCGGGAGGATGAACAAATCGTTACGCCTGACTATGATTCTATCGTGACGATTTCCTACTCACAGCACGTTCAGCCGATTTTGCAGAACCGGTGTGCAACTTCCGGTTGTCATGATAATTCCACAAGTTCAGCCGGACTTTCCTTATCAAGTTGGCAACGGCTTATCAAAGGCTCAACTTTCGGAAATGTTATCGTCCCGTTTCGTGCGGAGAAAAGTTTGCTCACATATTTATTCGATGGAACAACGTTGCGTCGGCAACATCCTGCAATTTCTTCTCCGTTATCTCAGGCAGAAAGTAATTTCCTGAAGCGATGGATTACCGAAGGTGCGAAGAACGATGACGGCGCTATTCCGTTTGCACACTCGATGAAGAAAGTGTATGTCCCGAATCAACAGGAAGATAACGTTGCCATCATAGACCAGGATAGTTTGGTTGTAACACGATTTATTTCTGTTGGAAATTCATCGGCGGCGGAAGGTCCGCATTTTATTGTTGCGAATGACCATTTCTGGTATGTCTCGCTCATTAACGCGGGGCAAGTCTGGAAATTTGATGCACATGCGGATACATTGGTAAAGAAAGCAAGCGTTCTTGGCGCGCCTGCGTTACTTGCTCTCACCCCGGATGGAAGCAAGTTGTATGTTTCTCAGTTCATGTCATCGAGCACGAATAAAATTTCCGTCGTCAACACTTCTACCATGACACAAACGAGAACAATAAATGTTATGACAATGCCTCACGGAATCAGGATAAGCCATGATGGTACGAAAGTGTTCGTTGCCAACATGATGTCGGATTATCTTTCAGTTATTGAAGTTGCCACCGATTCAGTCGTTGCGGAAATCCCGCTTGCCTTTGATGCAAACCCGTTCGGACCGGTAAAATACTCTCCGATGGAAGTTGCTGTCTCGCCCGATGATAATTACTTGTTGGTAACTTGTTCGGATAATAATGAAGTGAGAATGTTTAACGCACACACGTACGCGTTAGTTGATTCGTTCCAAGTCGGACAACAACCATGGCATTTGCAATTCACGCCCGACGGAAATTGGTGTTATGTTACCAATCGTGAGGGGCATACGGTTTCTGTCATTCATATCCCGATGCGGCATGTGATGGAAACAATCACTGCAAACTCGCCCCGCTACTTCGACTACCCGCACGGGTGTGATATTTCATCAAACGGAAAATATATTTTCATCTCGAACGAAAATGCAACGCCCGGATATGTGCCGCGCTACGCGAACGATAACATCGGCAATGTCTGTGTTATTGATGCAGTTCTTAATCAAGTCGTCAAAGTTCTTGAGGTCGGGAAAATGCCGACCGGGCTTTGTGTTACTCAATAA
- a CDS encoding type II toxin-antitoxin system RelE/ParE family toxin, producing the protein MSRVEFWKEAADEFLDAVRWYEERSAGLGREFLRSLDICLSNIRRYPKLYPEIYRTARRALLRKFPYALYYVIQEETIIVIAILHTSRHPKLLRKRMR; encoded by the coding sequence ATGAGCAGAGTTGAATTTTGGAAAGAAGCCGCCGATGAATTTCTTGATGCTGTACGTTGGTATGAAGAACGAAGTGCGGGGCTTGGCAGGGAATTTCTTCGTTCTTTAGATATTTGCCTTTCCAACATCCGGCGTTACCCCAAACTCTATCCTGAAATTTATCGAACTGCAAGGAGAGCATTACTAAGAAAATTTCCGTATGCGCTCTATTACGTTATTCAGGAAGAAACAATTATTGTCATTGCAATCTTACACACAAGCCGACATCCAAAGTTGTTAAGAAAGCGAATGAGGTAA
- a CDS encoding pyridoxal phosphate-dependent aminotransferase has translation MKSCSLKIQQLEESQTLALTSLARKLKEQGVDVLSLTAGEPDFPTPAHIKMAAIQAIEENFTRYTANEGIPQLIKAITQKFEKDNNLVFQPDQIVVSTGAKQAIFNSLQAICNPGDEVVIPAPYWVSYPEMVKLVDANPVFVNAMHDAGFKITARQLRQAINAKTKALIFNSPSNPTGAVYSQGEIEELADVIAETGIYVVSDEIYEKVVFDGAKHFSIGSIKQIKEQVVTVNGVSKAYSMTGWRIGYLGAKKEIAQAAAKIQSQVTSNANSIAQKAAVAALSNHSSELGEMVTEFKRRRDYAVEQLKQVPEVEVDFPKGAFLLFPYVGAFAGKRHNGKVLKDDMDICQYLIEEEHLVLVPGSAFGAKNYLRLSYACSMKELEEGVKRLRRGLEKLRYP, from the coding sequence ATGAAATCCTGTTCTCTAAAAATCCAACAACTTGAAGAATCACAAACACTCGCGCTTACATCACTTGCCCGCAAATTAAAAGAGCAGGGAGTTGATGTTCTCAGTCTCACAGCCGGCGAACCGGATTTTCCAACGCCTGCACATATCAAGATGGCGGCAATTCAGGCAATTGAAGAAAACTTCACTCGCTACACTGCCAACGAAGGAATTCCGCAACTCATCAAAGCTATCACTCAAAAGTTCGAGAAGGATAATAATCTTGTTTTTCAACCCGACCAGATTGTTGTTTCAACTGGAGCGAAGCAGGCGATTTTCAATTCGTTGCAGGCAATTTGTAATCCCGGCGATGAAGTTGTTATCCCGGCGCCGTATTGGGTGAGTTATCCCGAAATGGTGAAGTTGGTGGATGCGAATCCTGTGTTTGTCAATGCGATGCATGATGCCGGTTTTAAAATTACTGCACGGCAACTTCGACAGGCAATTAATGCAAAAACAAAAGCGCTCATCTTTAACTCGCCTTCCAATCCGACCGGCGCTGTGTATTCACAAGGAGAGATTGAGGAACTTGCCGATGTGATTGCTGAAACAGGAATCTATGTTGTGTCGGATGAGATTTATGAGAAAGTTGTGTTTGACGGTGCGAAACATTTCAGCATCGGAAGCATCAAGCAAATTAAAGAGCAAGTGGTAACGGTGAATGGTGTTTCGAAAGCGTACTCGATGACTGGATGGCGTATTGGGTATCTCGGAGCGAAGAAAGAAATTGCACAAGCAGCGGCGAAGATTCAGAGTCAGGTAACATCCAATGCAAACTCGATTGCACAAAAAGCCGCAGTTGCTGCGCTCTCAAATCACTCTTCCGAACTTGGTGAAATGGTGACGGAATTTAAAAGGCGACGGGATTATGCAGTCGAACAACTCAAGCAGGTTCCCGAAGTCGAAGTGGATTTTCCCAAAGGAGCGTTTTTACTTTTTCCTTACGTCGGAGCGTTTGCCGGAAAGCGGCACAACGGAAAGGTGCTGAAAGATGATATGGACATCTGCCAATATTTAATTGAAGAAGAACATCTCGTGCTTGTTCCCGGCTCTGCGTTTGGAGCGAAGAATTATCTCCGACTCTCGTACGCCTGCTCAATGAAAGAACTTGAGGAAGGTGTGAAGCGGTTAAGAAGGGGATTGGAAAAGTTACGTTATCCTTGA
- a CDS encoding addiction module protein — MNTPLYTEIMQLSMNERLQLVEDLWDSIQAQPDELPLSDEHQAIVEQRLQDLEKSPSQTISWEELKVHASRSLK; from the coding sequence ATGAACACACCCTTATACACAGAAATAATGCAACTCAGCATGAATGAGCGGTTGCAATTAGTTGAAGACTTGTGGGATAGTATTCAGGCACAGCCTGACGAACTGCCGCTATCGGATGAACATCAGGCAATTGTCGAACAACGACTTCAAGATTTAGAAAAATCTCCTTCACAAACTATTTCCTGGGAAGAACTGAAAGTTCATGCATCGCGTTCATTGAAATGA
- a CDS encoding NTP transferase domain-containing protein — protein MNEPNIVILAGGISSRMKKMPDNTNGIEPQLLKDALEKSKAMIGVGNNTRPFLDYLLNYVERAGYRHVVIVVGERDDSIRRYYDLNGKNQFPLLDISYATQTIPTGRTKPLGTADALLAALRSKPEWKEQSFTVCNSDNLYSVNALQLLLKETHANALIDYDRAALRFDEERILGFAVIKKDEQGFLTDIVEKPTAEEINQAEDSSGRIGVSMNIFRLTYEDILPFLETIPLHPVRNEKELPVAVKMLAQSQPKSVWTIPLAEHVIDLTNQSDIPIVKEYLQKHFLS, from the coding sequence ATGAACGAGCCGAACATTGTCATCCTTGCCGGGGGGATTTCTTCACGTATGAAAAAAATGCCGGATAACACTAACGGCATCGAGCCGCAATTGCTGAAGGATGCGCTTGAAAAATCGAAGGCAATGATTGGAGTCGGGAACAATACTCGCCCGTTTCTCGATTATTTATTGAACTACGTTGAGCGGGCAGGTTATCGTCATGTTGTTATTGTCGTTGGTGAACGTGATGATTCGATTAGAAGGTACTATGATTTGAACGGCAAAAATCAATTTCCACTTTTAGATATTTCCTATGCTACTCAAACAATTCCGACGGGGAGAACAAAGCCGCTCGGAACCGCCGATGCGCTTCTTGCCGCTCTTCGTTCAAAGCCGGAGTGGAAGGAACAATCATTCACGGTGTGCAACAGCGACAATCTGTACTCTGTGAACGCGTTGCAATTGCTGTTAAAAGAGACACACGCAAACGCACTCATTGATTATGACCGCGCCGCGCTTCGGTTCGATGAAGAACGAATTCTCGGATTTGCCGTCATCAAAAAAGATGAACAAGGATTTCTCACTGACATAGTTGAAAAGCCAACCGCTGAGGAAATCAATCAAGCAGAAGATTCATCAGGAAGGATTGGCGTGAGTATGAATATTTTTCGTTTGACGTATGAGGATATTCTTCCATTTCTCGAAACGATTCCGCTGCATCCTGTTCGCAACGAGAAAGAACTTCCCGTTGCGGTGAAGATGCTTGCACAGTCTCAGCCGAAATCCGTATGGACAATTCCGCTTGCCGAGCATGTCATTGATTTGACGAACCAATCAGATATTCCGATTGTGAAGGAGTATTTACAAAAGCATTTTTTGTCATGA
- the coaD gene encoding pantetheine-phosphate adenylyltransferase, which translates to MKIKAIYPGTFDPITNGHLDIIERAAEIFSDVIVAVARNSTKNPLFTDEERLEMIRSSVQHLKNVQVDCFEGLLVEYAKKKKASVVVRGLRAVSDFEYEFQMALTNRKLAGKLTTVFLMPHEKYTYLSSSLVREIAQHIGDVSDFVPEIVLKKLKKKFKR; encoded by the coding sequence ATGAAAATAAAAGCTATCTATCCCGGAACCTTCGACCCGATTACGAACGGTCATCTCGATATCATTGAGCGAGCGGCAGAGATTTTCTCTGACGTTATTGTTGCGGTCGCCCGGAACTCAACAAAGAATCCGTTGTTTACGGATGAAGAACGATTGGAAATGATTCGTTCATCGGTTCAGCATTTGAAGAATGTTCAGGTTGATTGTTTCGAAGGATTGCTTGTCGAGTACGCGAAAAAGAAAAAAGCATCCGTCGTGGTGCGAGGACTTCGCGCCGTCTCCGATTTTGAATATGAATTTCAAATGGCGCTGACGAACCGAAAACTTGCAGGAAAACTGACCACGGTTTTCCTCATGCCACATGAAAAGTACACGTACCTCAGTTCAAGTCTTGTAAGAGAAATTGCTCAACACATTGGCGATGTATCTGACTTCGTTCCGGAAATTGTTCTCAAAAAACTCAAGAAAAAATTCAAGCGTTAA
- the rsmD gene encoding 16S rRNA (guanine(966)-N(2))-methyltransferase RsmD codes for MRIIAGEFKGRTLVSVRDNSVRPATDRVKSTIFNMLQNRLRIHGANVLDLFAGTGNLGFEALSRGAANTVFVESSNNVVRTIQKNIELLKCDERAEVIQLDALYYLNSCREKFDLIFADPPYAYEQTKELPSLIFEKNLLNNDGLLIIEHTKHITFEQSDKFQLSVQKEFGQTRVSFFNRQ; via the coding sequence ATGAGAATCATCGCAGGTGAATTCAAAGGACGCACACTTGTTTCTGTCCGGGACAATAGTGTACGCCCCGCAACCGACCGCGTAAAAAGTACAATCTTCAATATGTTACAAAATCGTCTCCGGATTCATGGAGCGAATGTTCTTGATTTGTTTGCAGGAACAGGCAATTTGGGATTTGAGGCGCTCAGCCGCGGCGCCGCAAACACGGTGTTTGTTGAATCATCAAATAATGTTGTAAGAACAATTCAAAAAAATATTGAACTGTTGAAATGCGATGAACGAGCGGAAGTCATACAATTAGATGCACTGTATTATTTAAATTCATGCCGGGAAAAATTTGATTTGATTTTTGCCGACCCGCCGTACGCATACGAACAAACAAAAGAATTACCGTCATTAATTTTTGAAAAGAACTTGCTCAACAACGATGGTTTGCTTATCATTGAACACACGAAACACATAACATTTGAACAGTCTGACAAATTTCAACTTTCTGTACAAAAAGAGTTTGGACAAACGAGAGTTAGTTTCTTCAATCGTCAATGA